Proteins found in one Plasmodium sp. gorilla clade G2 genome assembly, chromosome: 14 genomic segment:
- a CDS encoding metacaspase-like protein: protein MNSMNTYSPLYSSYENINIYKKNRKFEEENYETSTANISCDSKGRILIKESENDRNESIHKNQMFSSMDNRKMNKHEKHNISSYCKLKRKTSNNLKDKEKMNNNIMYAKNANANKYDNYYALNMNNMNNMNNMNSMDNLNNINNMHNMYNMNNMYTMTCNKNNNNINNNNKNNNIYYRISRQNINGKERLLNRYHIMRPQRSADMLFRNYIYNGLPYEINQQNINKNINDNIAVSFENYNKNILDEYNRNILKYYNRNLKNYRNSSFDNICTRYNNNNNIYNNNKKKNDNINSSFQFNNQEELMKFYSNNNRNVNDYVVKTSNITQADNICAQQKINIPMYNKTVLLKSSPNSENTYNKTLSNILKKEPKRNSMFSFNSSDFFKDFGKLKKNLVGKKNKKINKDIIINGNIFNSKIKDNNTSNTKSEGNSTLSKIYNFIFPSSVRKLQKKKQKLQVIEDKEKNLDKTVIMPLQNKIIYLNDANIANDKLKHSFENYNYHQTDIPFVSVANYMNQDLRKNVRSYSSFDVKERISPMVIRKDNINNNNNNINNDNNNNNNNNKNDIINNGNINKTVDNNNINNCSNNMRTAVKNTQKLSTQKNSLLNDKHHTYHEKLVTNIYQFTGGHSQKSCNIKNQNVKEEKINNTEMSYINNTSYNDYTNIPNVETYMHSEKSNNLENKQSDNINENEKDKNFNNTDKKNNDENNIIKHNEIENHNEVVQMNNQTTEQESHNKYIKTLNNITGIDPIKKNIYNTVMNINDKNDMNKQDYNYSTIIQNNYINSLDENTNTSLHMNKKHDDIYQNFISNIDTNVPCVYVNKYINNIFQNNNPSNVTNNINTFNMNISPINIDEKINNLDNNINYENIAKKNNMINNNLLYITKEKIDYMLNNSTNYIENFNNNYHIINPSLLYIHNNNSNNNNNNNNNNNNYNNNNSNNQHTNNFSKPNFLDKFFYEKKVESIQPHHLNQYYYNNKNVKYNPSDINKLENKYINKFPNQNENTLFNFTTHSDNITNNNLNNIDNILLFDKAIRDQSIYYNNNKVEEQTKSVMNTTSPSINLLKNNYEDNNKSNYVHSIVSITDKDNSIYAKSKYPQVVTTNIEKREDTINKKDEQTIFNNNNINNNKDDVISMGKCFQHDIQNTNQINNKIISDISQSEEQNLTNEKCLDKNNSENKKKNKSVNYDMDEIMSLKCKVYDELDTCLKCINKLTKNKKLYEQLKKYKHKLDKEKKTKKLYEESTSEKTGSYYTMKDSYISSLLCNENKLNHILNKGDIKLCDDKHILSYNNKNKNNNMNDINSINHINHINNINILNHKNDQNNNLFLASDNTESVTYNMNRNRKLCDNNLKVSKHVLYKDSKGTDSTGTNFYDDYSMSYEKSYIDNIEKKEKIKNNINISDKYFLSETDSPYIGKKKALMITLNYNGLLEGCVNDTIDMCDHLMENFGFNEFILLNDCNLCYRNFVTQKANKKNILSNLYNFIVNSNNGDILFFYFCGYSIKLIDSKFTENYNFALLPQDHSKNNYIYSNEIFNIIKKLQGGKQLCIIFDTTYTSYFVPVPTSITYNKNMNTTEIYKYNNFFSNQKYLKSLKTFGKIRDRHVDSVFIENIKKPLLYEIYKKENDDSTNDKMMLVPSIFFFSPDCNDRNDFEFLIKNKVRGLLTYCIGKAIELLKKDFSYHDLFVAASQILIDIKKDYNLKYVKFKLSFLNEYSPDDIKFLSHESLFLKKKLQLDEPLWKPSLKLNNLKQCIQDICDMDERKMLKSSKKKCLLIFIKDIKFYTNKNIDTKIEYFVSCFIKAKNVNILCVRRNNTKEQKIVQDKIFFLEYVTLNVTDMENANIYIELFKKKKKNYFVARSIFNIRNVNGKFSLSDEKKNIIGIIDLNIKCVS, encoded by the exons atgaatagtATGAATACATATTCCCCTTTATATAGTTcctatgaaaatataaatatatataaaaaaaataggaaATTTGAAGAGGAAAATTATGAAACATCAACTGCTAATATATCTTGTGATTCTAAGGGaagaatattaataaaag aaagTGAAAATGATAGAAACGAATCAATACACAAAAATCAAATGTTTAGTTCAATGGATAAtagaaaaatgaataaacatgagaaacataatatttcttcttattGTAAattgaaaagaaaaacatcaaataatttaaaggataaagaaaaaatgaataacaATATAATGTATGCCAAAAATGCAAATGCTAATAagtatgataattattatgctttgaatatgaacaatatgaataatatgaataatatgaacagtatggataatttaaataacattaataatatgcataatatgtataacatGAATAATATGTACACTATGACTtgtaacaaaaataataacaatattaataataataataaaaataataatatttattatcgaATTAGTagacaaaatataaatgggAAGGAGAGATTATTAAATAGATATCATATTATGAGACCACAAAGGTCAGCTGATATGTTATTTAGGAATTACATCTATAATGGATTACCATATGAAATAAatcaacaaaatataaataaaaatataaatgataatattgcAGTATCATTTgagaattataataaaaatatactggacgaatataatagaaatatattgaaatattataatagaaatttaaagaattatCGAAATTCAtcttttgataatatatgtacaagatataataataataataatatttataataataataagaagaagaatgataatattaatagttcTTTTCAATTTAACAATCAAGAGGAACTTATGAAATtttatagtaataataatagaaatgTAAACGATTATGTTGTTAAAACAAGTAATATAACACAAGCAGATAATATATGTGCTCagcaaaaaattaatattcctatgtataataaaaccgttttattaaaatcatCGCCAAATAGTGAAAATACTTATAACAAGACATTAtcaaatattttgaaaaaagaaCCAAAAAGAAATAGtatgttttcttttaattcttctgatttttttaaagattttgggaaattaaaaaaaaaccttgtagggaaaaaaaataaaaaaataaataaagatattataataaatggaaatatatttaatagtaaaataaaagataataatacatcAAATACAAAAAGTGAAGGGAATAGTACTCTTAGTAAAATttacaattttatatttccatcAAGTGTAAGAAAattacaaaagaaaaaacaaaaattacaAGTAATAGAagataaggaaaaaaatttagATAAAACCGTTATAATGCccttacaaaataaaataatatatttaaatgatgcAAATATAGcaaatgataaattaaaacattcctttgaaaattataattaccATCAAACGGATATACCTTTTGTAAGTGTAGcaaattatatgaatcaagatttaagaaaaaatgtaAGGAGTTATTCATCCTTCGACGTTAAGGAAAGAATATCACCAATGGTAATACgaaaagataatattaacaataataataataatattaacaatgacaataataataataataataataataaaaatgacattataaataatggtaatattaacaaaactgttgataataataatataaataattgtagtaataatatgagGACAGCTGTAAAGAATACACAAAAATTATCAACACAAAAAAATTCACTCCTTAATGATAAACATCATACATATCATGAAAAATTAGTAACCAACATTTATCAATTTACTGGAGGTCATTCACAAAAAAgttgtaatattaaaaatcaaaatgtaaaagaagaaaaaataaataacacaGAAAtgtcatatattaataatacatcATATAATGATTATACTAATATTCCAAATGTAGAAACATATATGCATTCtgaaaaaagtaataatttAGAAAACAAACAAAGTGACAATATAAacgaaaatgaaaaagataaaaattttaataatactgataaaaaaaataatgatgaaaataatatcataaaaCATAATGAAATTGAAAATCATAATGAAGTAGTACAAATGAATAATCAAACAACAGAACAAGAAagtcataataaatatataaaaactttaaataatataacaggAATAGAtccaataaaaaaaaatatatacaatacagttatgaatataaatgataagaatgatatgaataaacaagattataattatagtactataattcaaaataattatattaacagTTTAGATGAAAACACAAATACATCTTtacatatgaataaaaaacatgatgatatatatcaaaattttatatctaATATTGATACTAATGTGCCATgtgtatatgtaaataaatatataaataatatttttcaaaataataatccaTCAAAtgttacaaataatattaacacatttaatatgaatatatcaccaataaatattgatgaaaaaattaacaatttggataataatattaattatgaaaatattgcaaaaaaaaataatatgattaataataatttattatatataacaaaagaaaaaattgatTATATGCTTAACAATTCaacaaattatatagaaaattttaataataattatcacaTTATAAAtccttcattattatatatccataacaataatagtaataataataataataataataataataataataattataataataataattcgaATAATCAACATACAAATAATTTCAGCAAACCTAATTTTTtagataaatttttttatgaaaaaaaagtagAAAGTATACAACCACATCATTtaaatcaatattattataataataaaaatgtaaaatataatccttcagatattaataaattagaaaataaatatattaataaatttcctaatcaaaatgaaaatacactttttaattttacgACACATAGTGATAacataacaaataataatctaaataatatagataatatattattatttgataaagCAATAAGAGATCAATCTATTTATTACAATAACAATAAAGTAGAGGAACAAACCAAAAGTGTAATGAATACGACCAGTCCTTCCATAAATCTATTAAAGAATAattatgaagataataataaaagtaattaTGTACATTCAATTGTATCTATAACAGATAAAGATAATTCAATATATGCAAAAAGTAAATATCCTCAAGTAGTAACTacaaatattgaaaaaagaGAAGATACCATCAACAAAAAGGATGAACAaactatttttaataataacaatattaataataataaagatgatgTTATATCTATGGGTAAATGCTTCCAACATGATATTCAAAATACAAatcaaattaataataaaataattagtGATATATCACAAAGTGAAGAACAAAACTTAACAAATGAAAAGTGCTTAGACAAAAATAATAgtgaaaataagaaaaaaaataaaagcgTGAATTACGATATGGATGAAATAATGTCACTAAAATGTAAAGTTTATGATGAATTGGATACATGCCTTAAATGTATAAACAAGTTgactaaaaataaaaagttatatgaacaattaaaaaaatataaacataagctggataaagaaaagaaaacaaaaaagttATATGAGGAATCTACATCTGAAAAAACGGGTTCCTATTACACTATGAAAGATTCGTacatatcatcattattgtgtaatgaaaataaattaaatcatatattaaataagggtgacataaaattatgtgatgataaacatattttatcttacaacaataaaaataaaaataataatatgaatgatattaatagtattaatcatattaatcatattaataatattaatattttaaatcataaaaacgatcaaaataataaccTTTTCCTAGCTAGTGATAATACAGAAAGTGTTACTTACAATATGAATAGAAATAGAAAATTATGCGATAACAATTTGAAAGTATCCAAacatgttttatataaagattCGAAAGGTACTGATAGCACAGGAACAAATTTTTATGATGATTATAGTATGTCTTAtgaaaaatcatatatagataatattgaaaaaaaagaaaaaataaaaaataatataaatatatctgataaatatttcttatctGAAACTGATTCTCCAtatataggaaaaaaaaaagctttAATGATtacattaaattataatggtTTATTAGAAGGATGTGTAAATGATACTATAGATATGTGTGATCATTTAATGGAAAATTTTGGATTtaatgaatttatattattgaatGATTGTAATTTATGTTATAGAAATTTTGTTACACAAAaagcaaataaaaaaaatatattaagtaatttatataattttattgttaattcaaataatggagatatattatttttttatttttgtggTTATTCTATAAAATTGATAGATTCTAAATTTacagaaaattataattttgctTTACTTCCTCAAGAccattcaaaaaataattatatatattcaaatgaaatatttaatataataaaaaaattacaaggAGGAAAAcaattatgtattatatttgatACTACATATACATCCTATTTTGTTCCAGTACCTACTTccataacatataataaaaatatgaacacaactgaaatatataaatataataattttttctctaatcagaaatatttaaaatcatTAAAAACCTTTGGAAAAATTAGAGATAGACATGTTGATTCGGTttttattgaaaatattaaaaaaccattattatatgaaatttataaaaaggaaaatgatgatagtacaaatgataaaatgaTGCTTGTTCcatctatttttttcttttctcctGATTGCAATGATAGAAATGATTttgaatttttaataaaaaacaaagtCAGAG GTTTATTGACATACTGCATAGGTAAAGCGATCGAATTGCTCAAGAAGGATTTTTCTTATCATGATTTGTTTGTTGCTGCTTCTCAAATATTAATTGATATAAAGAAGGACTATAATTtgaaatatgtaaaatttAAACTCTCCTTTTTAAATGAGTATTCACCAGATgacataaaatttttatcacATGAAAGtcttttcttaaaaaaaaaactacaaCTAGATGAACCTTTATGGAAACCCTCTTTAAAATTAAACAATTTAAAACAATGTATCCAAGATATTTGTGATATGGATGAAAGGAAAATGTTAAAAAgttcaaaaaaaaagtgtttgctaatttttataaaggatattaaattttataccaacaaaaatatagataCAAAAATTGAGTACTTTGTAAGTTGCTTTATTAAAGCGAAGAATGTCAACATATTATGTGTCag acgtaataatacaaaagaacaaaaaattgttcaagataaaatatttttcttagaGTACGTTACATTGAATGTAACCGATATG GAAAATgccaatatttatatagaattgtttaagaaaaaaaagaaaaattattttgtagCAAGgagtatatttaatataag